A window of the Henckelia pumila isolate YLH828 chromosome 3, ASM3356847v2, whole genome shotgun sequence genome harbors these coding sequences:
- the LOC140892375 gene encoding putative methylesterase 11, chloroplastic produces the protein MGLCFSVHNAKASAKKRRSKRITTSSSAVGGGEGCSLWKEENIIHEQALAAAILYQQLQSGSGRTSFDRYSFGNPRRSTSQALPRTSRSLSAHDPYMLQPVDHHLLHQETLETNHFVLVHGGGFGAWCWYKSIAFLQEYGYKVTAIDLTGSGIHSFDTNRITSLAQYVKPLADFFEKLDVGEKVILVGHDLGGACISYAMELFPSKVSKSVFVAAVMLTSGQSSLDIFIEKVESNDLMRQAQVFLYDNGDGHLPTAINYDKWLSKELLFNQSSAKDVALASVSMRSIPFSPVLEKLTLSETKHGSVRRFYIETMEDNAMPSSVQRHMIANSPPEQVFSLKGADHSPFFSKPQALHKLLVEISKIP, from the exons ATGGGATTATGCTTTTCGGTGCATAATGCTAAAGCATCCGCGAAGAAAAGACGGTCTAAGCGGATCACAACCAGTTCTTCGGCGGTTGGAGGTGGCGAAGGCTGCAGTCTATGGAAAGAGGAAAACATTATTCACGAGCAAGCTCTTGCGGCGGCGATTCTCTACCAGCAGCTACAGAGTGGGAGCGGGAGGACGTCGTTTGATAGGTATTCCTTTGGAAATCCAAGGAGGAGTACTAGTCAGGCTTTGCCTCGGACCTCGAGGTCACTCAGTGCTCATGATCCTTATATGCTTCAACCAGTTGATCACCACCTCCTTCATCAG GAGACTCTAGAGACCAACCATTTTGTACTTGTTCATGGTGGTGGTTTTGGTGCCTGGTGCTGGTATAAAAGCATTGCATTTTTACAAGAATATGGGTATAAAGTTACAGCTATAGACTTGACTGGTTCCGGGATTCATTCATTTGACACAAACAGAATCACAAGCCTTGCGCAATATGTGAAGCCACTCGCTGATTTTTTCGAAAAACTCGACGTTGGAGAGAAG GTTATTTTGGTCGGACATGATCTTGGTGGGGCATGTATATCATATGCAATGGAGCTGTTCCCCTCTAAAGTTTCAAAATCTGTTTTTGTTGCCGCTGTTATGTTGACAAGTGGGCAAAGTTCTCTCGATATATTCATTGAGAAG GTGGAATCGAATGACTTGATGCGTCAAGCTCAGGTATTTCTTTATGACAACGGGGACGGTCATCTACCAACAGCCATTAACTACGATAAATGGCTCTCTAAAGAGTTGCTATTCAACCAGAGTTCTGCAAAG GATGTTGCGTTGGCCTCTGTCTCAATGAGGTCAATCCCCTTTTCCCCCGTACTGGAAAAACTCACTCTTTCGGAAACAAAACATGGATCTGTAAGAAGATTTTACATCGAAACAATGGAAGACAATGCAATGCCATCTTCTGTGCAACGTCACATGATCGCGAACAGCCCACCTGAGCAAGTGTTCAGTCTTAAAGGCGCTGATCACTCCCCCTTTTTCTCAAAGCCTCAAGCTTTGCATAAGCTTTTGGTGGAAATATCCAAAATCCCATGA